From Penicillium psychrofluorescens genome assembly, chromosome: 1, one genomic window encodes:
- a CDS encoding uncharacterized protein (ID:PFLUO_000058-T1.cds;~source:funannotate) produces the protein MPRLSVLLSLSLATIAQPVIASPLHNSLVQSSAHQKDKCGPVSQYYNPTPEKWDAANTDAWLNHWWTIMAQKRTSNSNGFAGAFGEYAIGQPDWSCKDDGNNGNCDVDVCGNPKINSLGNSTQQAFYVLESINQLNGFFEGLDETFDIAAIVAALDNDDIVQNFWWDEGYWNALILKEMFNMIGTLFGVAAAGLGSEVLGVAATLVAGAGGAANIAISPQDSSDITNAELGHTMAQAVSSAKSAFININNALMRGDNYQGTGDIRKYLQKGAWVNYPGLSKDAAKNSMVSMLQSMMINSLWRMQRVFIIGGASCDENQGIGSGPKSNQGENYICDDQNRAWYLYYWQDKPGPFSDKAWGWVARPWGSDRMGKSPLWEQEGNSGPFWKNLDPLDAINSSVKSYEAAGNNYNPHTFASRMGKLFASGSNAFKDGASMEGLWTIPVCDISATVNNYPYAQKEYILQPYGYENRPVWCGPICGGNKNTTAEFYKKANFKGDMKKPFLYSCAENGRTWNWITGHDSG, from the exons ATGCCTCGCCTTTCTGTGCTCTTATCCCTGAGCTTGGCTACAATCGCTCAACCTGTCATTGCATCGCCGTTACATAATTCACTTGTTCAATCCAGTGCCCACCAAAAGGACAAGTGCGGCCCTGTGTCTCAGTACTATAACCCTACGCCGGAGAAGTGGGATGCAGCCAATACCGATGCCTGGCTAAACCATTGGTGGACTATTATGGCCCAGAAGCGGACCAGCAACTCCAATGGCTTTGCTGGTGCCTTCGGTGAATATGCTATAGGCCAGCCGGATTGGTCCTGCAAAGATGACGGAAACAATGGCAACTGCGATGTGGATGTTTGTGGAAATCCTAAGATAAATAGCCTGGGAAACAGCACCCAGCAGGCATTCTACGTTTTGGAATCTATCAACCAATTGAATGGGTTCTTCGAGGGCCTGGACGAGACTTTCGATATTGCTGCTATTGTCGCCGCCCTTGACAACGATGATATTGTCCAGAATTTCTGGTGGGATGAAGGCTATTGGAACGCTCTTATCTTGAAGGAAATGTTCAACATGATTGGAACCCTCTTTGGagttgctgctgctggcttgGGATCCGAAGTCCTTGGAGTAGCTGCCACATTGGtagctggtgctggaggtgctgctAATATTGCTATTTCCCCACA GGACTCTTCTGATATAACCAATGCGGAACTCGGCCATACCATGGCTCAAGCAGTATCAAGCGCAAAGAGCGCATTTATCAATATCAATAACGCACTCATGCGTGGCGATAATTACCAAGGCACTGGGGACATTCGCAAATATCTCCAGAAAGGCGCGTGGGTGAACTACCCCGGTCTGTCAAAGGATGCAGCCAAGAATAGCATGGTTTCTATGCTTCAGTCCATGATGATCAATTCCCTTTGGCGTATGCAGCGAGTCTTCATCATTGGTGGCGCTTCTTGTGACGAGAATCAGGGCATTGGCAGCGGCCCGAAGAGCAACCAAGGAGAGAACTACATCTGTGACGACCAAAACCGTGCTTGGTACTTATATTATTGGCAAGACAAGCCAGGGCCCTTCTCTGACAAGGCATGGGGCTGGGTTGCTCGGCCTTGGGGCTCCGATAGGATGGGCAAGTCACCCCTCTGGGAGCAAGAGGGTAACTCAGGTCCTTTCTGGAAAAATCTCGATCCCCTA GACGCTATCAACTCCTCCGTCAAATCCTatgaagctgctggaaacAATTACAACCCTCATACTTTCGCTTCTCGAATGGGCAAGTTATTCGCCTCCGGCTCGAATGCCTTCAAAGACGGCGCAAGCATGGAAGGTCTCTGGACCATACCCGTGTGCGACATCAGTGCAACCGTTAACAACTACCCCTATGCTCAGAAGGAGTACATTCTTCAACCCTACGGGTATGAGAATCGTCCTGTCTGGTGTGGCCCCATCTGTGGTGGGAATAAGAACACGACAGCCGAATTCTACAAAAAGGCCAATTTTAAAGGGGACATGAAGAAACCGTTTCTCTATAGTTGTGCGGAAAACGGTAGGACCTGGAACTGGATCACTGGTCACGACAGTGGCTAG
- a CDS encoding uncharacterized protein (ID:PFLUO_000059-T1.cds;~source:funannotate), translating into MPSARLRHTKDPDAMVAQLLRQFKSSKSRTTTPTPTRQSQVDTDNVASHRRAGFAINVPSIDNPEDYAFLPGHFGIDRVLEVRSDEPQGPTYTVKLQSGELETMSYSQLSKLEYGLESLADFKERPEFIDASESSEDEIQVVGGRHQMPPPSSSTDGTSSEEISEVESSRSSSARGLRLRPRATSKRSGYARFFHPVDSDLEDSASDARSTRPRRRLRRGFARTDRTSDDSDMTLSRGTRTSARQRKTLRSNLRERLEDDISEDKTVAKRQPKFTGAKEAFYQQEGPMSKPLRQRLTAREEQQLRVENGGTDPVTVIDISQVNNVNNVLFRCVGCQRAFHMRHLPVEEGIAVGSDIEAVFAQYSLHWQCRDCSDAPGDVEGIVAWHPDPEAKASAQLVEAVPETDKEYLVKWKNLSYFRATWKRGDWFWGVSRTSMRRAFFNSPKARKPIWTSEEAIPEDFLRVDIIFDVVYSDAATMPDDEANPEMVERAYVKYKGLTYEDSVWESPPLPSEAARWSDFKLAFEDWAYRDTIHSPSHTSLEAHLSRVRAQNFETKLVLRSQPELMIRGELMEYQLDGVNWLYYMFLKQTNCILADDMGLGKTIQVIGLFATLVQKHGCWPFLVVAPNSTCQNWRREIKMWAPKLRVVTYYGSSFTRQMARNYEMFTEDSKDLRCHVVIASYESMIDGGTKKDLAKIKWAGLVVDEGQRLKNDKSQLYERLQRMKFGFRTLLTGTPLQNSIRELFNLIQFLDPQRDAEQLEEEYGDLTSDNIRALHEMIRPFFLRRTKAEVLPFLPPMVQIIVPVSMSVVQKKLYKSILGKSPDLIKAIFQKQTSHLKKSERYNLNNILMQLRKCLCHPFVYNRNIEEKTPDPVVSHQHLVEASGKLRLLGLMLPKLRERGHRVLIFSQFLANLDIVEDFLDGLGLKYRRLDGSLSSLQKQIQIDDFNAPDSPYFAFLLSTRSGGVGINLASADTVIIMDPDFNPKQDMQALSRAHRIGQKNTVLVFQLITRATVEERIMQKGKKKLALDHVLIQRMEDDEDEEDLESILRHGADTLFNDDDSADVAYTSESIDRLLDRSQAEHAEKIAHDTASASTEQPQFSFARVWQNDRGTLEEVTEGEDTPVDTTLWDQILQERERAAAEEAYRKAEGLGRGKRKRTTVNYRTKGEENDGEPTPVKKQRTRDLDREFEPAEDEGDETDSLADAVQDAMDLAGDQPPLQIKHRPFVRVQLPPPVRPMSTDGTGEPHFACAACKQYHGRGRCPLKLAGVEYCPLCGLAHFGQNRSCPHLQSESQVRRMLVALSKSTEPPEHVTFARRYLRGILGHLTARARQVTMQHSQHPGLQGPIPAQQPRPPIPSEGHWHEAPTSKPDSSMHPTLPQEARPDHHPRSSE; encoded by the exons ATGCCTTCGGCCCGGCTCCGTCATACCAAAGACCCCGACGCGATGGTCGCGCAACTATTGAGGCAGTTCAAGAGCTCCAAATCTCGcaccaccacacccaccCCAACCAGACAAAGCCAGGTGGATACCGATAATGTGGCATCCCACAGAAGGGCAGGATTTGCGATTAATGTCCCATCGATCGACAATCCGGAGGACTATGCGTTCTTGCCCGGCCATTTTGGTATTGACCGTGTCCTGGAAGTGCGCTCAGATGAGCCGCAAGGACCTACTTACACAGTCAAACTCCAAAGTGGCGAGCTCGAGACAATGTCATACTCACAACTATCGAAACTGGAATACGGGCTGGAGTCGCTGGCCGATTTCAAGGAGAGACCCGAATTCATCGACGCGTCAGAGTCGAGCGAGGATGAAATCCAAGTCGTTGGAGGACGGCATCAGATGCCACCCCCCTCTTCATCTACCGATGGCACATCATCTGAGGAGATATCTGAAGTGGAATCgtccagatcatccagcgCTCGTGGTTTGCGGCTTCGGCCCCGCGCAACTTCAAAAAGAAGCGGGTACGCTCGGTTCTTTCACCCTGTAGATAGCGATCTTGAAGATTCCGCCAGCGATGCTAGGTCCACGCGTCCTCGGCGCCGCTTGAGGAGGGGATTTGCCAGAACTGACCGCACCTCTGATGACTCGGACATGACTTTGTCCAGGGGCACTCGCACCTCAGCTCGGCAGAGGAAAACCCTACGATCCAATCTGCGAGAAAGATTGGAGGATGACATTTCCGAGGATAAAACTGTGGCCAAGAGACAACCGAAATTCACTGGGGCAAAAGAAGCATTCTACCAGC AGGAAGGCCCTATGTCCAAGCCTCTCCGACAGCGTCTCACGGcgcgcgaggagcagcagtTACGAGTTGAAAATGGGGGTACCGACCCAGTTACTGTGATTGATATATCTCAAGTCAACAACGTAAACAACGTGCTTTTCCGCTGTGTCGGTTGTCAACGAGCCTTTCATATGCGGCATCTGCCAGTGGAAGAAGGTATCGCGGTGGGATCTGATATCGAAGCAGTTTTCGCCCAGTACAGCCTGCACTGGCAGTGCAGGGATTGTTCTGATGCCCCTGGAGATGTCGAGGGTATCGTAGCATGGCACCCCGACCCCGAAGCCAAGGCTTCCGCGCAACTGGTGGAGGCCGTCCCCGAGACCGATAAGGAGTATCTCGTCAAATGGAAGAATCTGTCCTACTTCCGCGCTACGTGGAAACGTGGTGACTGGTTCTGGGGCGTGAGCCGGACTAGCATGCGTCGAGCATTCTTTAACTCGCCCAAGGCCCGCAAGCCCATTTGGACTTCCGAGGAGGCCATTCCTGAGGACTTTCTGCGAGTTGATATTATTTTTGATGTCGTTTACTCGGACGCTGCGACTATGCCGGACGATGAAGCAAATCCTGAGATGGTTGAACGCGCCTATGTCAAGTACAAAGGGTTGACATATGAAGATTCAGTATGGGAATCCCCTCCGCTCCCCTCTGAGGCTGCTCGATGGAGCGATTTTAAGCTCGCTTTTGAGGACTGGGCGTATCGGGATACCAtccattctccttctcacaCTTCTCTCGAAGCCCATCTCTCACGAGTTCGAGCCCAGAATTTTGAGACAAAACTGGTATTGCGCTCGCAGCCGGAGCTGATGATTCGGGGCGAACTCATGGAATACCAGCTAGATGGTGTCAATTGGCTGTATTATATGTTTTTAAAGCAGACAAACTGCATTCTTGCCGACGACATGGGCCTTGGCAAGACGATTCAGGTCATCGGGTTGTTCGCGACTTTGGTTCAAAAACATGGCTGCTGGCCGTTTTTGGTTGTGGCTCCCAACTCGACTTGTCAGAATTGGCGACGCGAGATCAAGATGTGGGCGCCCAAACTTCGGGTGGTCACGTACTATGGCTCTTCTTTTACTCGCCAAATGGCCCGGAATTACGAGATGTTCACTGAAGACAGCAAAGACCTTCGGTGCCACGTGGTGATCGCATCCTATGAGAGCATGATCGACGGCGGTACCAAGAAGGACCTAGCTAAGATCAAGTGGGCAGGCTTGGTGGTTGACGAAGGTCAACGTCTCAAGAACGACAAGAGCCAGCTCTATGAACGCCTCCAACGCATGAAGTTCGGGTTCCGCACCCTACTCACAGGGACCCCTCTTCAGAACAGCATTCGGGAGTTGTTCAACTTGATACAATTCCTTGACCCGCAGAGAGATGCGGAACAATTGGAAGAGGAATATGGTGACCTCACTTCGGACAATATCCGGGCCTTGCACGAGATGATCCgaccgttcttcttgcgTCGCACGAAGGCTGAAGTTCTACCTTTCCTACCGCCGATGGTGCAAATCATCGTTCCCGTTTCGATGTCTGTCGTTCAGAAGAAACTCTACAAGTCAATCCTTGGCAAAAGCCCAGACCTTATTAAGGCGATTTTCCAGAAGCAAACGAGCCACCTCAAGAAGTCCGAGCGCTACAATTTGAATAACATTTTGATGCAGCTAAGGAAGTGTCTTTGTCACCCCTTCGTTTATAACCGGAATATTGAAGAAAAGACACCTGATCCTGTTGTTTCTCACCAACACTTGGTCGAGGCATCTGGAAAGCTGCGTTTGCTGGGCTTGATGCTCCCGAAATTGCGCGAGCGCGGGCACCGAGTCTTGATTTTCAGTCAGTTCTTGGCAAATTTGGACATCGTTGAGGATTTTCTTGATGGTCTTGGGCTCAAGTATCGTCGTCTGGACGGAAGCTTGTCATCGTTGCAGAAACAGATCCAGATTGATGACTTCAATGCGCCCGATTCCCCTTACTTTGCATTCCTCCTGTCGACCCGGTCTGGTGGTGTCGGCATCAACCTTGCCAGTGCAGAtaccgtcatcatcatggatcCAGATTTCAACCCAAAGCAAGACATGCAGGCCCTATCGCGCGCTCACCGAATTGGCCAGAAGAATACTGTTCTTGTGTTCCAGCTCATAACACGAGCTACCGTGGAAGAAAGGATTATGcaaaagggcaagaagaaattGGCATTGGACCATGTgctcatccagcgcatggaggacgacgaggacgaggaggatctAGAGTCCATCCTTCGGCATGGTGCTGATACACTGTTTAATGACGATGACTCTGCAGACGTTGCCTACACCTCCGAGTCTATTGACAGGCTTCTGGATCGAAGCCAGGCGGAACATGCTGAGAAGATCGCTCACGACACGGCCAGTGCTTCGACCGAGCAGCCACAGTTCAGCTTCGCTCGCGTCTGGCAGAATGACCGTGGCACCCTCGAAGAAGTGACTGAAGGGGAAGATACTCCTGTGGACACCACTCTTTGGGATCAGATTCTCCAAGAGCGTGAACGCGCAGCAGCCGAGGAGGCCTATCGGAAAGCCGAGGGCCTTGGCCGCGGAAAGCGAAAGAGAACGACAGTGAACTACCGCACAAAAGGAGAGGAGAATGATGGCGAGCCCACGCCCGTTAAAAAGCAGAGGACGCGCGATCTCGATCGGGAATTTGAGCCAGCAGaggatgagggcgatgaAACAGACTCTCTCGCGGATGCCGTACAAGATGCCATGGATCTGGCGGGCGACCAGCCTCCGCTACAGATTAAACACCGTCCTTTTGTTCGAGTCCAGCTGCCTCCTCCAGTACGACCGATGAGTACAGATGGTACCGGAGAACCCCACTTTGCCTGCGCCGCATGCAAGCAGTACCATGGTCGTGGTCGTTGTCCATTGAAACTCGCCGGGGTCGAATACTGCCCACTCTGTGGTTTGGCGCATTTCGGCCAAAATCGTTCTTGCCCGCATCTGCAGTCCGAATCCCAGGTGCGTCGGATGCTAGTCGCCTTATCAAAAAGCACGGAGCCTCCAGAACATGTCACCTTTGCCAGACGGTACCTACGCGGCATTCTCGGCCACTTGACTGCACGTGCACGGCAGGTGACTATGCAACACAGTCAACATCCGGGTCTTCAGGGCCCCATTCCGGCTCAGCAACCTAGGCCGCCGATTCCGTCTGAGGGGCACTGGCATGAAGCACCAACCTCGAAACCTGACAGCTCTATGCATCCCACCCTTCCGCAGGAAGCGAGGCCTGATCATCACCCCCGATCTTCTGAATAA
- a CDS encoding uncharacterized protein (ID:PFLUO_000060-T1.cds;~source:funannotate): protein MIKAIFYSKFDTQEGPKVVHQVPDGAIVPSTTAPSQPLFLTFADVSFFVIPRQELCGNLLQVCTNGYRILGYPICMKSARYDRNEFIFNFCLVLAEEEDFSTYKSVVQKLADLMHGLEEQSGFLSRDFSKSGEGKVYSLCEMLMEDLNNYCECMIPIDDLNTLNIKLFPVYPSPPSVKAWQVPLFTVRYQAFMDENWDLTMQRIVPHINGVNSVRIISVLADTDFSLTCRAIRHLLYYGCLFLLDIFSFAAIYAPTAQFSSTIATDDAMQLECARYVNSRFAPHPRIGPSMPLQAPSTASPGRSPGGAGPLVSPLAENPPSMSRDDSRFDAEEIWPLLGESEDGYNFEHVEAPGSSKGDTPAIGQGPGIVDGVGIVELYASLKQGQSVKQWYSQRSRELANIDIRRFITFGVIKGFLYRVHKYACATGQPAPAPRSSSTVPPFPSTGPSSRATTGNNTPYAASSVGEDSAMMSRHDLSRERAGSLQHGSRSVVVGSSDLFDDDHDDPIDDRTLSKYIDGTHCFDQICTELEISERELTARLKRYPGEVLILHR from the exons ATGATCAAGGCAATCTTCTACAGCAAGTTCGATACGCAGGAGG GTCCCAAGGTTGTCCACCAAGTCCCGGATGGAGCGATCGTCCCCTCAACCACTGCGCCCTCGCAGCCGCTCTTCCTCACTTTTGCCGACGTCTCCTTCTTCGTGATCCCTCGTCAAGAGCTCTGCGGCAACCTTCTACAGGTGTGCACCAACGGTTATCGCATTCTAGGCTATCCGATCTGCATGAAATCGGCGCGATACGACCGCAATGAATTCATCTTCAATTTCTGTCTGGTGctggccgaggaggaggactTCAGCACGTACAAGAGCGTGGTTCAGAAGCTAGCCGACTTGATGCACGGCCTTGAGGAACAGAGCGGATTCTTGTCACGCGACTTTTCCAAGAGtggcgagggcaaggtgtACAGCCTGTGCGAGATGTTGATGGAGGATCTGAACAATTACTGCGAGTGCATGATCCCGATCG ATGACCTCAATACCCTAAACATCAAGCTCTTCCCGGTTTAcccatctcctccctctgTCAAGGCCTGGCAGGTCCCTCTTTTTACAGTCCGGTATCAAGCATTCATGGATGAAAACTGGGATTTGACCATGCAACGA ATTGTCCCACACATCAATGGTGTCAACAGCGTCCGCATCATATCTGTCCTCGCGGACACTGATTTCTCCTTAACCTGCCGCGCCATTCGACATCTCCTATACTATGGATGTTTATTCCTCTTGGAcatcttttctttcgccGCCATATATGCACCGACAGCTCAGTTTAGCTCCACCATCGCTACAGACGACGCCATGCAACTCGAATGTGCACGATATGTCAACTCCCGTTTCGCACCACATCCCCGAATAGGGCCTTCAATGCCATTACAGGCCCCGTCCACAGCTAGCCCTGGCAGAAGTCCCGGAGGTGCAGGTCCGCTGGTAAGCCCTCTCGCCGAAAACCCCCCAAGCATGTCCCGCGACGACTCGCGCTTCGATGCCGAAGAAATTTGGCCTCTGCTCGGCGAGTCCGAAGACGGATACAATTTCGAACATGTTGAAGCACCGGGCAGCTCAAAAGGCGATACACCCGCCATAGGACAAGGCCCCGGGATCGTCGATGGCGTCGGGATCGTCGAGCTATACGCCAGCCTGAAACAAGGCCAGAGCGTCAAACAATGGTACTCCCAGCGTAgccgcgagctggccaatATTGACATTCGCCGCTTCATCACCTTCGGCGTGATCAAGGGGTTCCTATACCGTGTTCACAAATACGCCTGCGCAACGGGCCAGCCGGCACCAGCGccgcgctcctcctccaccgtACCCCCCTTCCCATCTACTGGTCCGTCCTCACGCGCCACGACGGGGAATAACACTCCCTATGCCGCCTCCAGCGTGGGCGAGGATTCTGCCATGATGTCCCGGCATGACCTGAGCCGCGAACGCGCCGGCTCACTCCAGCACGGGAGCCGCAGTGTCGTGGTGGGTTCGTCTGACCtgtttgatgatgatcacGATGATCCCATCGATGATCGGACACTGTCCAAATATATCGATGGGACACATTGTTTTGACCAAATCTGCACTGAGCTGGAGATCAGCGAGCGAGAGCTTACCGCTAGATTGAAGCGGTATCCTGGGGAGGTACTTATTCTCCACCGGTGA
- a CDS encoding uncharacterized protein (ID:PFLUO_000061-T1.cds;~source:funannotate): protein MEDPAKQHHDADVLQGLMVGHDTSNLSHSDLDDPSKHRRLAFGDSLLDLSLGADLSPSPFLWSSSTEPHALSFSPFTTSHRASDQDAWSPLQVTGVPDNPSSSLLSMNVAVGDGFSQYNYHTASECDSQYIGSFHSTDSGYDTAGCSTQPVVNSSYGMDGTPSSQIDAKDQTAFLDQSLPPYTANCDNVSNLSHLRSESYGDPFKCGHLYCSWFGKCPADKRKHEARHRKLFKCDESNCTRKEGFGTINDLARHKKCVHNKKPERGPKMVYMCFGKQCSRQDKTWPRLDNFRQHLTRMHGDEDADLLLKRSMDWYETAAACSDTQSVEETGSQDDPMFDTPQNLASAPSTRTPSLDSDSEGKINAVNTAPEAFLTGAADNLIRAMTRIINSRARKEAQESNQGINLENDSPQLSELQRHMLQKVLAAALDRLSDEQAASDDSEKTRGWFQCDTCPKRTRLRCEMKKHQKRHERPYGCTFPHCPKAFGSKADWKRHESSQHLHIPSWLCTFHDSQTDSCCEKLFYQQDSYTQHLRQQHGVPESGIRAWVCSTRVDMTSQSQFWCGFCNHTISLRNDSQTAWDERFNHIDSEHFKKGERGQDWCFPSFGAIFLLNQGGPLDECPGSTGPRREQNRKKRKLAAL, encoded by the exons ATGGAG GACCCCGCCAAGCAGCACCACGACGCTGAcgtcctccagggcctcATGGTCGGCCATGATACCTCGAATCTCTCGCACTCGGACCTGGATGATCCGTCTAAACACCGTAGACTTGCCTTTGGGGACTCGCTGCTGGACCTCAGCTTGGGCGCTGACCTGTCCCCATCCCCATTCCTTTGGTCATCATCGACGGAGCCCCACGCTCTATCCTTCTCACCATTCACTACATCTCACCGGGCCAGTGATCAGGACGCCTGGAGCCCGCTGCAGGTCACCGGTGTGCCAGACaacccttcttcttccctgttATCTATGAATGTCGCCGTCGGGGACGGCTTCTCCCAATACAACTATCACACAGCATCGGAGTGCGATAGCCAATATATAGGCAGCTTTCACTCGACAGACTCGGGGTATGACACTGCCGGTTGTAGCACACAACCAGTCGTGAATTCTTCATATGGCATGGATGGGACCCCAAGTTCGCAGATCGACGCTAAAGACCAGACTGCCTTTTTGGATCAGTCTTTGCCTCCATACACTGCTAACTGCGATAACGTCTCGAATTTGAGCCATTTGCGTTCAGAGTCTTATGGTGACCCCTTCAAATGTGGTCATCTGTATTGCTCGTGGTTTGGCAAGTGTCCAGCGGACAAAAG AAAACACGAGGCTCGACACCGCAAGCTCTTCAAGTGTGATGAGTCAAACTGTACTCGTAAAGAAGGGTTCGGCACCATCAATGACCTGGCCCGCCATAAGAAATGTGTCCACAACAAGAAGCCTGAGCGGGGCCCCAAGATGGTGTACATGTGTTTTGGGAAGCAATGTTCTCGTCAGGACAAGACGTGGCCGCGCTTGGATAATTTCCGGCAACATCTTACACGGATGCatggcgacgaggacgcAGACTTATTATTGAAGAG GTCTATGGATTGGTATGAGACTGCCGCCGCCTGCTCAGATACGCAGTCTGTCGAAGAAACGGGCTCACAGGATGACCCCATGTTTGACACACCGCAGAATCTGGCATCTGCTCCATCC ACCCGAACCCCGTCACTCGACAGTGATAGTGAAGGTAAAATCAACGCGGTCAATACAGCCCCAGAAGCGTTCTTGACTGGCGCAGCCGACAATCTGATTAGGGCTATGACCAGGATTATAAACAGCCGCGCCCGCAAGGAAGCTCAAGAATCCAACCAAGGAATCAATTTGGAGAACGATAGTCCACAGTTATCCGAACTTCAGCGTCATATGCTACAGAAAGTGCTGGCAGCAGCGCTGGACAGGCTCTCAGATGAGCAGGCCGCTTCGGATGATTCAGAGAAAACGCGCGGCTGGTTCCAGTGCGATACTTGCCCCAAACGCACTCGGCTCCGTTGCGAGATGAA AAAACATCAAAAACGGCATGAACGCCCCTACGGCTGTACATTCCCTCACTGCCCCAAGGCCTTCGGCAGCAAAGCCGATTGGAAACGCCATGAAAGCTCTCAGCATCTCCATATCCCAAGCTGGCTCTGCACGTTTCACGACTCACAAACAGACTCTTGTTGCGAGAAACTGTTTTACCAGCAGGATTCTTACACGCAGcacctgcgccagcagcatgGCGTTCCCGAATCCGGCATCAGAGCCTGGGTCTGCTCAACCCGCGTTGATATGACCAGCCAGTCACAGTTCTGGTGCGGATTCTGCAACCACACCATCTCGCTTCGGAATGACAGCCAGACAGCTTGGGATGAGAGATTTAATCACATTGACTCCGAGCATTTCAAGAAAGGGGAGAGGGGCCAGGATTGGTGTTTTCCGTCGTTTGGTGCGATCTTTTTGTTAAATCAAGGCGGTCCTCTGGATGAGTGCCCTGGTTCGACTGGACCGCGGCGGGAGCAGAACCGGAAGAAACGCAAGTTGGCAGCCCTGTGA
- a CDS encoding uncharacterized protein (ID:PFLUO_000062-T1.cds;~source:funannotate) — protein sequence MSHDRHTRGATHATVPNEKNKHILIGMRDGITGEFKLVPKAEAVVSVFDSNFLIGDGIWEGIRAKNGRVQFAKDHINRLFQSAKAMLMDLGLSKGQLLGLIHQTLDANSMSNEPHVHIRLVVSRGLKSTPYQNPSVNIGLPLIVLIPEIKPTDPAVKERGLRLITSHIRRGPPDVKDEMWNHISKATDVQASIGANVTGADESLMLDLNGFVKTCNSTNFFIVRDGEVWAPTKNNQMQGITRQKSIDVCRAHGIPVRELDFTLTEVYGADEAFCTGTFPSQIHVTEVDGRKIGDGVRGVITERIQQLYVDLAHRDTERTRAEILDEVTGPRKCKL from the exons ATGTCTCACGACCGGCATACGAGGGGGGCCACCCACGCCACGGTCCCGAACGAGAAGAATAAGCATATCCTA ATTGGAATGCGGGATGGCATTACAGGAGAATTCAAGCTGGTCCCCAAAGCTGAGGCTGTCGTCTCTGTCTTTGACTCGAATTTCTTGATAGGCGATGGTATCTGG GAGGGAATCCGCGCGAAGAACGGTCGGGTTCAATTTGCAAAAGACCATATCAATCGGCTGTTTCAATCTGCCAAAGCGATGCTCATGGACCTAGGCCTGTCGAAAGGGCAGCTCCTAGGTTTGATCCACCAGACTCTAGACGCGAACAGCATGTCCAATGAGCCGCACGTTCATATTCGGCTTGTGGTCAGCCGAGGATTGAAATCAACCCCGTACCAGAATCCGTCCGTCAATATCGGCCTTCCGCTCATTGTGCTTATCCCTGAGATCAAGCCCACCGACCCGGCTGTCAAAGAACGGGGGCTGAGGTTGATTACCTCGCATATCCGGCGTGGCCCTCCAGACGTCAAGGACGAGATGTGGAACCACATTTCTAAAGCAACCGACGTCCAGGCATCCATCGGGGCGAATGTCACCGGGGCGGACGAATCGTTGATGCTGGACCTCAACGGCTTTGTCAAGACGTGCAATTCGACGAATTTTTTTATCGTCCGAGACGGCGAGGTGTGGGCTCCCACCAAGAATAACCAGATGCAAGGAATTACGCGCCAGAAATCGATTGATGTGTGTCGTGCGCACGGGATCCCGGTACGAGAACTCGACTTTACTTTGACGGAGGTTTACGGTGCCGATGAGGCGTTCTGCACCGGGACATTTCCCTCGCAGATCCATGTTACCGAAGTGGATGGGCGGAAAATTGGCGATGGCGTTCGGGGCGTCATAACGGAACGAATCCAGCAGTTATATGTGGATCTGGCACACCGAGACACCGAGCGCACTCGGGCAGAGATCTTAGATGAAGTGACAGGGCCTCGGAAATGCAAGCTATAG